From the Gossypium hirsutum isolate 1008001.06 chromosome A02, Gossypium_hirsutum_v2.1, whole genome shotgun sequence genome, the window CAAAGTAAATAAGGGATTTATCAAAGTTTACTCTTTGTCTCGAAATCGTCTTATACTCCCGAATAGTATTGCGGACCACATTAGCTCCTTCACTCGAAGCGTCCCCAAAAAAAATGCAATATCCTGCAAAGAACAAATGGTTTATCGATAATCTTTCCCTACTAATAGGAGCACCTCTCATCAACCCTTTTTGTTTTGCCTCAATAAGCAAAGTAGAGAATCCCTCAGTACAAATTAGAAATAGATAAGGGCTTAAAGGATCATCCTGTCTTAACCCTCGCGGCGGCGTAAACCAATCACTCATATCCCTATTGAGGCACACAGAATAGCTGACAGAACAAACGCATCTCATAATAAGAACAACCCAATCAGCATGGAAACCTAATTGAATCATCATTCCAGCTAAAAAGTCTCATTCAACACGGTCGTACGCTTTACTCATACCGAGTTTAAGCACAAAATTACCTTTCttccctttctttttcattttaggagAGTGTAAGACCTCATAAGCAATAAGCACATTATCAGAAATAAGTCTTCCTGGAATAAACACTCATTGAGCTTCgttaatgtaacatcccaaaatccTACTTATACGATTCACCAAGACTTTCGCAATGATCTTGTAAATAACGCTACATAAACTTATAGGTCTAAATTGAGAGAAATTCATTGGTTTCTCAACTTTAGGAATTAAGACAATGTGTGTTTTATTAATCTCTCCTAATTCAGATTCACcgcttaaaataaataaacaaaatttagcAATATTAGGCCCAACAATGTGCCAATACTTctaagaaaaaaattagaaaaactgTCATTACCAATAGCCTTCAATGGTGCCATATCTTTGGCAGTTGCTCCAATCTCCTCCTCATTAAACTGTTTGAGTAGTTTTACATTCATAAGCGTAAAAATTCGTTTCTCTACAATCCCGAATAACCGATCATCTGCACCCGCCTCCAAAGTCGAGAATAAATTACCAAAGTACTTAACAGCAAGTTGAAGCATCTCTTCAGCCGTAGAAGCCTATTTACCATCGTCCCTTTCCAAACTGTTAATCtttcatgtattatatctttGCACAGctattttatggaaaaaaaaactCTTATTCCGATCACCATTTTTTAGCCAATTAATATTGGCTCGTTGCTCCCAATATACTTTTTCTTGGCCAGTCTCTAAATTAAGACCCAGTTGAACATCCAGAATTTCAGCTAAAATCTCATCGGTAGGATCCTGGCTATACAAGTTGTTTAACCTTTCTTCTAAACTATCCGACTTTCTTTTTCTCCCTATTTCTGGCCTGGTCCCATTGATAAAGCTGCTGGCCCAAGATCTTAAGCTTGTTCGGCACACTTCCTGATAATAAGTCCCATTTTCTTTTAACCACCTCCTCAAAAGAGTTTTCAAGACACTATTTTGCCTCAAAACCGAACCTTTTAATCCCATTAGTCTGTTTTATCGGAACCTTTTAATCCCATTAACTTGCTCTATCCTTTGTTTTCCAATAGTATCCAATAGAATAGGACAGTGATCCGAAAATGCATGGCTTAAATGCCCCACCTAGTAGTTCAGAAAAAGATTCAACCATTCCAAAGAAGCAACCCCTCGATCAAGCCTCTCCCTTATATTTGTTGACAAAAATCTCCCTCGCTCCCACGTAAACCACCTACCCGTGTAGCCTAAATCATTTAGACCATAATCCTCCAATGTGGTTCGAAACTCTTCCATTTGACATTCTAATCTAAGGAGACCACCCTTTTTCTTAAAAGAACTTATGATCTCGTTAAAATCCCCTATTACCACCCAAGAAACCGATTGATCATGGCCCAACTATCGATGTAGCTCTTAAGATCCACTTCTATACCTTTCTTCTAGATGCCCGTAAAATCCCATAAACCTTCAAACATCACTACCATCATTATCTTGGACCTCAACATCAATGTGACAACAAGAAAAACTTTTGAGCCGAAACCAACGAGTTTCCTTTCCACCCCAATAATAAACCACATTTAAAACCTGACGCCTCAATATTAATTCCATTTAAAAAACTGTATTCTAGTCTAACCATTTCCAtcattttcaaactcaattttgtttctattagaaacaaaatttagggattaacGGCTCTTAGTTTGTTCTTGAGCCTATTAACAGTTCGTGATCTCCCCAAACCACGAACGTTCCAACTTAAGATCTTCATAGCATTTGGCTACTCTGTTCAACAAAGCTAGCCGTTACAACAAGCAAAATTCCTTTCCAGCTGTTTCTAAAATTAGTTGTTGAATCTTCCACAACCCTTTGACGTTTCTTCCCTTCCAAAATAATTAATGGGTTATTTTCCTCATTCAGCATCAAATCTAGTAGGCCATTGTCCCTCACATTTTCAGTCGAAACCCCGTTACCCAAATTATGCCATCTGTCCAGCCCTTTAAGTGATATCTTTTGACCAGATTCCAAAGGCATGGAATTAGGAATTAAAGATCTTATCCCCAAATCACCCCTTTAATTTCTCTCAGTATCACTCTCCCCACTAAAATTGTTGTGCTGATTATTCCTTTACAAATCTGTACTGCTGAAAACAGAACCATCCATCGTACGTAACCACCGACTCACTGTACTGTTCCTTCGGCATGCCACCGCCCTTAAGGAGATGTCCCACCTAAAGATAATTTTAGCTGGATCAATTCGTAGTCGCAGTGGGCAAAAACTCTCACCATGCCCCAATTTACCataattgaaacaaaataaacTCAACTTTTCATACTGAAAACGAGCATAAATCGTCGTTTCTTCTCCTATCcgaatctttttctttcttttcaacgGCGTGGACACATCCAATCGAATACGAATACGTATAATCTAAGTCCCATCGCCGGAATAGCATGATCATATTCAATAAACTGCCCCATAAAATCGCCAAATTGTTTAGCCATCGTCTCCATCATTAATCCAAGAGGCAAATCATGTATTTGAAcccaaaaatcaataaaatttaacaaGATACTTGACGGATCTTCTCCATTTTGAACTTTTTGCAGAATAAGCAGATGGTTATTGAAGAACCATGGCGTACCAGATATCGCTCTTTTAATATCAACTTCATGAAAGAATTGGAAAAGGTATCTTTTATCCCCCAAACCTGAAATACAGATCCCACCAATGGAATGCCAGAGATCGTCTATAATGTTGCGAAGAGAAGGAAAATGAACTACGCTATCGGTTAAACAGCTCCCAACCAAACAATATTGATAGTTCCATTCCATCATAGCAGATTCTTCATTAAACTTTTCTTCCTCCTCGTCCATTAGCTTCAAATTGGCTATTCCTTCCTCCATAAAAAGAATCACTTAATCGACTCTCCAAGAGAATAAAAATAGAACAATGACAAACCAAACACCcataaggaaaaaagaaaaaaaagacagaCAGAGAGAAGCGTGTCAGAGAGACAAACAGAGAGAAACGTGTCACAGAGACAAACAAAATCAATTCAATATCTATTATTTTAAATCCATTTTATTTTTaccaataataaatttaaagttgTATATCTATTAGgagaatttgatttatttttagaaatagatttaaaaatctaaatttatcatCTGCTATTTAGAATGGGTTTAGATGGGCAATGTGTCTACTTgcgattagtataaaaataacaatgaCGATGAGATTAAATACAGTAACGATACTACAATGtgagaaaaaatataaattaaatgcaCCACACCTAAATCactcatccaaacccacccttaaacTTGTATGCCTAATTGAAAACAATAGTTGCCCCAAGAAGCATGGATATCTAATAGAGATCTTCAAAGATAAAAGGCCTATGGAGAGAGATGCTCACCAAAAGCCCATTGAGCAAATCACGCCCAAGCCCACAACACCAATATCCCTAAtgttaaaattaagaaaaaaattgaaattcatccgagtagatttttgaaaaataactttaaaaaattatataaataattacttttttttcaaaagaccattatataaaatattattttagacatgtataaactataaaattttagaaaatattattaaaaataaaaataaattcagcTGAACGGAAATCACGAATTAGGTTTCCAATACATGCATGGATGTAGGAAAGAGTTTCTATTTACAAGTAGTTCATCAATAAACACTGCACCATTGCTGACCAGCATTTGTCAACATCTCACCACAAACAATTTCTAGTTCTAGACATAATTTTTGATTCAGTCCAAAGGAAAcagttctgtttttttttttaatacaacCCCATTTGCAATTTAGGGTAAACATAATCAGAAATTCAGCTGTCTGCACCGCGCCGCATCGACATCCGATGGGCAGTACGGGCACTTGAAAGTTTTCGATCCATTCTTCGACATCTTGTTGATGGATTGTTTGCAGAGCACGTGACCACACGACATCAGCATCGGCGGGTTATCTTCGGTCGATTGCTCCTTGGACACGGGACACACGAATATAGAATGAAATTGGAACTCTTTATCTAACTCAACCGGCACAGGCAACTGCTTCATTGATTGCCATTCTTGCTTCTTCCCAGCCATAACTGTCATAAACTTTAAAAGTGGTGGTAGACCTTGCACACCTGCTGCTATTGTCACACTCAATGGGCTCCGATATGACTGCCCCAGTAAGTTGCAGAACTGTCGAGTGAGCTCTTCAGCCACTATATCCCAATTGGTTGGTGATAATAAATGAGCATATGGGGACTCACTAAGTCTGTCGGAATACAAGAGACACCCCATGAGTTTCTGGATCTCAGCCATATGGTTTCCGGCAAAAGGAACGAAGTTAGTTCTTGCATACTTGAGTGCTTCATCTCTGCTTCCCTTCTGTAGTATTTTCACAAACTGCAACTGATGGAGTCCCAACAGGAGGTCCGAACCATTTTCTTTCAGTTTATCAGAGTTTGCGGCTGCCCATTTCAGGGCAGGCTCTAGGTTCCTACTCTTCATGGCTTCAAGTATTTGATACATTTCTTGAAAAAGCGATCTCACAGCAGCAGCAGCTTCTGCTTCCCTAGCTTCAGTTATAAAACAATCACCAACATCAAACATGCCCTGCCGATAGAAATGGCTGGCAATTATTTGGTTAACTGTATGAGAATCAAACTCGATATTTCGATAAGCCTTGGATATATCAGGATTAAGGGTTTTCTCAAGAGCTTTTGGATACTTGCTCAATGCAATGTTGAGTTCCTTCTGTGTGCCTTCTAGCTGAGCGAGTGGAGCAATTTCATGCAACTTTTGCTTAAGTTCAGCAAGTATAGATTTATGGTCAAGGGTGGTTGACTGCATCATTTCTATTGCCTTCTCGATTTCTTGTACAATCTGATCCATAACTTCCTGCACTTTAGAGCAGGACAGCTTTTGCTTCTTTGCTACACGATCAAATGCATCCTTCAGGTTATTCAACTCCATTGTCAATCCCATTCACAGTATCAGTCCTTATATTAGAATATTTTGTCACAGAAGCAACTGCAAAGAATGCAATAAAGAATTCGTATcagttaatatttaatttcaaagaaCTTATATGTGGGAACACACAAACACACAAAGAAAAAGTACCAAGACCTCAGATCTGGAGCCGATAGTTAATGGTTGGTCACAGGCTGCAGATATAGCACTCTATAGTCCATTCAATTTAAACCTATGTTTGAAATATCAGGTTTGCGTTAGATTATAAGAATGCTAGAGAAAACATGATTACAACAAATTAGCAAACAATGACCTCAGATGCTCAATTGCCATCTAGAttcaaataagagaaaaagaaaagaaaagaaaagtttgaTAACAATACGAATAGTCTACAAAGTCTTGAACAGTTCTTAGTCTATTaatttaaacatctttttctaagaAACCAGGCACAACTTTAGCACAAAGAAACAGCTCCATCAATTAAGTACTTGAATCAATTCTAGATGATGCACAAGCAGGCCAATACATCCTGATTACCAAACGCACATTTAGATAAATAAAAGATTACCAGATACATTGGAAGTCTAGTGTAACCACAAATTCTGTTCAAACAAAGGGGAAATTCTGCTAGATGTAAATAAGATGAACAATGTATTACAGGATTGAACAAGTAAAGGTAGAATTAACAATGCTGCACTGACAAATAAAGATAAGAGTTAAAATTTTGAGTATAAAGGAGAAGATAGAGGTTGCAAACATTGAGTATAAACAGAAGGAAAACACATTTAAGGTGGTCTGGAAACATAACAATTTAGAAATAGCCAGTGAGAAGATTTGATTCAATACAAAATGCTAATGTCAAGCGAGGGAAAGGAGAGCAAAGACGTGAATAGCATCTACAAATGCCGAACTAAACTATTAGTCACCTTACTGAGACCATAGTGTTAACTAGGATTGTAAATGAATAACGCGTTTGATTAACAGTTCACTTATGTTCGTTTAACAAACTAAGTAAACAAAAACATAACTAGATTTTGAGGCTTGTTTACTAAACTAACCAAACACGAACAAGACATGTTCagttcatttatgttcatttagAATTTGTTTATTGtttgattataataaaataaaataatatttatatttgattatttcatatctaaataataagaaatatgtttatttatggtTTGTCGGTTTACTATTCATGAACagatttttaattgtttgtcGACATATTCAATTATATTAAGTTTACGAATAAGTTCATTTATTTGAACGAATGAACACAAACATACAAACACAAATGCAACTTTGGAATTCTTAACaaacacaatcaaacttaaaaataaactaGCAAACATCAATAAAAGTTGTTCATTCAAGCTGAGTTTATTTATCACCTTCCATAAGCATGGTATAGCCAATACTACATATAAATAGGACAAAaggttatttttcaaagttaatatTCTTGTTATTACAGTAAGCAAAAAGGAAATGCACAACCATGACATATATTCTATACGAATGATCTTGACATCTAAAGGAAGCCCTAGGCAAAGAACAGGACATAATCAATCTGATTCTCAGATTAACAAATCGATATCCACtttaaagaataatataaaaGTTTCAATTGGATTTAAGAATTACAAAAACACAAAGCTTATAGTACTTAAAATTATAAGTCCATATCAACAATCAGTTTCGAATCAGCAATTCCATAGAattcatgagagaaaataaaaacttttctAAGTAACTAAGTGAAAACAGATTAATATCAAATTACCATTCAAAAGCTTCGGGGCGTACGGTAAAAGTTGAAATGATTCCTGCAACAAAATGAATAATCAACATTCAGTGTTcgaattgaaatgaaaattataaGATGGATCTCATTCAATACAAAATTCGTAGTtacaattacaaattcaactttaAAATACAAGATATCTAAGACTAGAAAGGGCCGTTAATAACTTAAATCGCATAATTATCGAAACTTATAACATAAAAGAGATCAAACCTtaactaaatcaaacaaattaatCGAAGGAACAAGCAATTAAAAACGccatttaaattaataagaaCTGCAAATCAATTACTGAAACTAAAGCaccaaagataaaaaaaatttaaaaatagagaaatccataataattttatatacgtACACGAAATTGAAGACGAAGATaaacaagaaattaaataatttatattagaataaaaagaattaagatttgaatatagattttaaaatttatttttcaaaaggaaataaaaatgaaaaaagggaAGAGCGTACGGATTTGCGGTGTAGAGAATCAGCGAGGGCGAAATCTCGGTGGGGGTGGGGAGtaggaagaagagaggagaagaaaggGGATGATTTTGAGGACTGAAATGGCGAAAAAGGGAATAGAGGTTTTGTGTTATTGCTGTTTTATGCCCGTTTAAGATACGGGGGTTATTTGGGAAACTGGAGGTTTGTGTAATGGATCAGGATCAAGGAATCCTGGCCGTTGATGTAGTGTTGTTGAATCAATGATTATTTTGATCCGTCCATGATCAtcggaaaattttttatttataattatttaatttataatctaTCTATTTTATAAACATTGACATATATCTATcatctataatatatattaaattagggTAAATATATAGTtactatattattaaattgaaattaaaaaatatttaatatattattaattaccatgtgataataaaaaataattaatattattgagATAGATAACATCATTTTAATACTAAATTAGGATATGTTTGTTTCACATAAAATGATTTaggataaatattttctatttttttagcgTTTGTATCATGAAAAATAATTTGGTCAAcaaaaaaaagtcaatttttCTGAAAAAggattttatcttttaaaaagcataaattactatctagaaattatttctttatataacttgattttcatataaaaattaacttgaataaagtcaattattatattaattttaataataggTGCATTTTAATAGAGACAtagtttaaaacaattttttaatataaattcaacaaCTTTTTTCAGCTTATCAAATAGTACTGAAATAAAATTAGAATGTGGTTGTTTCACAGATAATGACTTACGAAAAcgagttttttatattttttacatttgtTTTATGGAAAATGGTTTGATAAGTGGAAAATAATTTGCTGATCAACCGAAAATAAATCTTTTCTCTGAAAAATGacttttctcttttaaaaaacataactcattttcaaaaatgtAATTTCTCATAGTTAacttgatttttatataaaaaataaattgaataaaattaattattatattaatattttaataataaatatatattacaactttgttttattgcataaaatatgaatattttaataaagatataaatataAGCATTTGTTTAAATCTTACTTAATTTCATTTATCACTCTATTTTCATTGTATCACTATTTACTcccatatatataatatacttaactttaaattaagttttagttaaatatctattaataatattattaaatctatatgagatataatttattataaaataataaaataaatttaattgtccaAGAAAAATGTTTCTTCTCTaacaaatataatttgttttatgttttttcaccacaaacaaattaaaaaaataatttcaagaaaaattattaaacaatGAGCGAAAATCATCTtagcataaaaaaatataattttcttcaaaaaaatcaattcgcattttaaaatttatttttcaagttttcatAGTTTCAATGGCCCGTTTGACCCAATCTAAGCTTGAGTAATGATTTTTTATCGTTGAGTAAACCCGatctaatttaaattaaaattaaaatattttatataaacattaatatgaaattatataatttgatattttattatttttaaataataaatgaacTCGAGTCCAAGTCTGTTTAATATATTCTACAAACAAGATAATTTTTTGTCTATATTCTAATCATATCCTTATAttcttaaactaaacttaaaaaggtttttaattgacatcaattaataatatgttgtcaattttttttttaaattcttttccaTAAATCATATATCCTTGTATTTCCATTCAAATGCATGTTTAATATAAATATCCAACACTAATAAATAGAAGCAACATAAATTCACTCCTTTAATGCTTTTTAATAACagaaaattatataatatctaatttctttgaattctaaaCCATTTAACACTAACAATTATCTATTAGTGAATGTTTAAAAAGTGTACAAAATTCAATCAGGCTATACGCTTAAGAGATTCACCACTCTTtgacataattttaatttaaaatatcaagacaATTGCAAAGACCAATACATGCTATTGAGTTATAATGTAACATATATTTCAGTAAAGATACAACAGCAGCAGGAACCCTTAATTTCTTAGGTTGGTTAGTGGGTACCTCttattcttttttcatttttttgcagGTTCAGTCTACTGGAGGTTCTTGGTGCTGTCATGCATGCCTATCGAGTGCGATCCTGTACGCCCTAACCGACTCGTAATATTCTTCGTCCCCGTAAACTTTCCTGGAGAATCAGATGGAGGTCCATAtgtagaattgaaaatttagaaatAGGATCACACATGCAGGCAGTGGTGGAATTTTGAGAACTCTAAAAGAAGTAGTGAGCAACGATGCACACATACAACTGTATGATGTTGATACAAAAGGCCCTTGTATTAAGTTCTAGGCTGAGTTCTTAATACGAGTAGAagttaaatttaagaaaattaaatatactttGAGTTCGTTTTGGCAAGCAAAGGCCAGTTAAAACAAGTAATCGGGTAATACTTTTATGGAATTTGCTAATGGCTGTTCTAAGAGCACTCTAGGTTACTATATATACTAATGTATTTACTTTGATGCGTTGATATTTGAAAATGATGAATATCAAGTTTTCGAATTTTGTACTTATTACTATAAATAGGATTA encodes:
- the LOC121209319 gene encoding protein RMD5 homolog, which translates into the protein MGLTMELNNLKDAFDRVAKKQKLSCSKVQEVMDQIVQEIEKAIEMMQSTTLDHKSILAELKQKLHEIAPLAQLEGTQKELNIALSKYPKALEKTLNPDISKAYRNIEFDSHTVNQIIASHFYRQGMFDVGDCFITEAREAEAAAAVRSLFQEMYQILEAMKSRNLEPALKWAAANSDKLKENGSDLLLGLHQLQFVKILQKGSRDEALKYARTNFVPFAGNHMAEIQKLMGCLLYSDRLSESPYAHLLSPTNWDIVAEELTRQFCNLLGQSYRSPLSVTIAAGVQGLPPLLKFMTVMAGKKQEWQSMKQLPVPVELDKEFQFHSIFVCPVSKEQSTEDNPPMLMSCGHVLCKQSINKMSKNGSKTFKCPYCPSDVDAARCRQLNF